GCAGTAATTTCCGCAAAAGGAGCCTCAACCAATTATcaagtgcataattaaacctgtctttgaacatttatgttttgtatctctttttttgattgatctttgagaaaatattcaacttttttttagatactgaatttttaattttcctaagctgCATGTCATAaccatcacaataaaaaaaaaactcttgaatctagaatataggaaagttttttgtttatttatttattaaattacaaagataataacttttccatgatattcaaaaaaatttaagatgcacctgtaaatgtgATATTGTTATGAAAGTTGCTGACCATCCAGACCTACATTAAACTTTACATCAGGATCAGTTGAAATATCATAATTCGGCTGTGTCTTTTTGGTTCCCTAAATTAGATGCATTTTATTCAAGGGTGTTTTTCACCTCAACCATTGACCCAATCACGCTTAAATCATTTTATACACTAAAACTATGTGTTTGTGACCTGCCCCATCATCCACCTTATAACTGGAGAACGCGTGTCGACCCTGAGACGAGTTTCATTTAATAAAGGAGGTGATGAACATCTGCGCCCTGTTCGATTACCTGCCAATAAAGCCCAGCCAGCCACGCGCTCGTGAGTGGAGGCGCgcgtcttctctctctctctctctctctctctcgtctctctctatctctctctctctctcgctctctctctctctctctccctccagaaTTCAGAGGCGCTTTTCAGAGTGTCAAACCAGCTCGGTGGAATAATGTCTTTGAAACACTATGAAGAAGAGACTCTTCCAATAAAACGTTTAAAAAGGCGCCTGACTGGAACAACTCTGTTTGAAGTTCAAACCATCATACTCGAGAAACACGCGAGGATGCGCGCGGCAGTTGGAATCCTTTGTGCTTTGACGTTCCTGGTCTCGTGCATCCATGGCGCGAGAGTTGTGAGTggtaagttttagtttatttagtatgAAGCTATtttcattcatataatttatttaagaaTTTAAACCAGTGAGAAAATATTCCTTTATTTGTGGTAAAATTTTGCTCGAAGGATAGCTATTAGTCGAGTTTAAAGGGTAGTTCagacaaaaatatgatttaataatctTCAGATTGTCTCAAACCTGAATGCAGAATGACAtcctcagtcaccattcactttcactaTTGAAAATATGTGTAAAGAGATGGTGACCAAAACTGCAATTATCCATAACATCATAAATTAACTTTTGTGTTCCGCTGAACAAAGACATATATGTTTGAAACAAGGatcaggatgagtaaatgatgacattttgattttgtATGAACTGTCCCTTTGAGTATTATTTTCAACCCACTGTCACACCACAGTCTGTATTAAAAGTATTAGtggtttttaaattatatttacatagcTTTCTCTTACCCAGCTTTGTTCTCAAActgattttctgtttgtttttccgTAATTTTTCATAATGCTCATTCCTATTCACCTCTActactttattttataatttaagtatCTCTCAAAACTATATGATTCTTTTATAAAATCTTACACATCAGCTCATAGCTTTCTCTTCCCCAAAGTTGATTTGTCTTGAAGATCATTCTTGAAGCTTGTCTCCAGCTTGGCTTAACAAAAAATgggatgaaaacagaaaatgattatGAAAGAAAAATGAGAGAGATTGTTAGAGATAAAATAGATTTGCCATATGCATATAAACTAAAAGGATGCACAATGGGGAATTGAAATTGAGCAGTTCTTTGAGATGAGATTGGGGTTTAACAAAAAGTGACTAGAAAGAGGAAATTTTGAAGAACGGAACTGCCAGAACATTCCATGCTGGAAGGAGTGAAACTGTGCTACACAGACAGGAATTGAGGAGGAAAGCTAAGGAAATTGGTAGAGAAAATGCTGAGTCCAGTTTTCTCCCAGTTAAACCCGGCCCATTACTAGGCTCAGATTGATGATATAGCAGATCTGGACCAAGCAATTATTTAAAGTACCTCCCGGGCAGAGAGCTAATgttattattagacttttaacAGTCTGTGTATTAATCACAGTTCTCTTTGCTGGGCCTATTAGTGCATCTTAAGTGTTCTCTATAATAGAAGTGCtttgtttatgatttaataataattccaTGCATTTTCCTCTTAGCTGAGCCTTTAACTCAGCATCCTTTAAACATCCaaatctctatctatctctctgtatatctctctgtatatctgtctgtctgtctgtctgtctgtctgtctgtctatctatctatctatctatctatctatctatctatctatctatctatctatctatctatctatctatctatctatctatctatctatctatctatctatctatctatctatctatctatcctctaCTGGAGCAAATGTTATGCAGAACAAGAAGTTGTTAAAAACACTTCATTTTGTGTCTTCAGGTCAGACAGTGTGTCAGGGCACTTCCGAGCATCCATGCTATAAGATCGCTTACTTCAGGGACGTGTCGAGTCGTGTTGCATTCTGGGAGGCCAAGCATGCATGTGACATGGATGGCGGTTCATTGCTGAGCATTGAGAACACTGCAGAGCAGAAGCACATTGAACACCTTCTGCAGGAACTCAGCGTCTCCACTTCCACCGGTGCTTCCAGCGGGTCGGGCGTCACAGACGGAGACTTCTGGATCGGGCTGACACGGGTGGAGGACGAAAACGCACAGGAGCATGGCAGCTTCGCCTCGTGTCCTGACCTGTATAGGTGGACAGATGGAAGTGTCTCACAGTTTAGGTGAGATGTGACTGATCTTGGGCCTTTTCAAAGAAGAAATTTACCTCAGGTAAACAGTCATTAAAATGAGCACTTCTGTTGTACAGAAACTGGTATGCTGATGAACCATCATGTGGAGGAGAAGCTTGCGTGGTGATGTATCACCAGCCTACAGCTCTCGCTGGGCCTGGTGGGCCGTATCTTTATCAGTGGAATGATGATAGGTGCAATATGAAGCACAATTTCATCTGCAAGTATGAACCAGGTTGGTGATTtgcattgtgaatttttttatatgacTGTCAAAAGTACTAAAGTGGTTTAGCTTACAATGTCTGTTTTATTCCGAGCAGAAAGTTACCTGGTAAAAGTTCAGAGTGACACGCCTGGAGGCCCTGATGTCGGTAAGCAGCTAGGTgtcaaatctgtcatcatttgacTTGAAGAGTTACGGATGTGTTGATACTTATCTGGTAATGTGCCCTCCAGGTCTTAACTCAGAAGAACAAGAGGAAGGGAGAACACCTCCCGTTGATCAGGATGAGAACCCTCTACTTATAATGCCAGGGCCCTCAAGTAAcattagattttaaattatttaaatgaatattcagtAAAGTattcagtaaattaaaaaaaggaaaataaaatgattgaGTCAGGATTATATTTTTGCAGTAGTCAACATTAAACCACAAATGCTGTCTATTGAGTTTCACTCATATTGAACCCAGAatacaactaaaaataaatgcCTGTATGAATATGGAAGCcgaagtgtgtttttgttttctctcccAGGTATGCTGCTAATATACGTGATTATCCCTACCATCCCTCTCCTCTTGCTGATCCTGGTGGCTTCAGGAACGTGCTGTTTCCAGATGTTGAGCAAGAGGTGAGCCATTAAGATCAAATCACTGTAAGCTCCGTCAGACGAATGCTAATGCGCTGTCCTATTATGCACAGTATCATCCAAAAACTGCGACACATCAGGAAGTCAGTGTCTCACTAACAGCCTTTGCGTCTTGATTAATCAGGTTTTCAGCTCACTAGCCGAGATCTGACACCATCCTCCGTTTTTCTCTCTAACCCAGAGGTTTTACCGTGATTAATTAGATTCAGCTGTTTATAACTGTGCCTGCCAAAACAGCTCAGCCCAAACTAATCACCATCAACACTGTTATTATAGTGCACATTTGGCATAAAGGGGGAGGTGTTTGCCTGACACATTACGTCACACTACCTAAGAGACAGAGTCCAACTTGACTTCTATTCCCATCAATATCTGGATCTGCAGGGAACTGCTGAAGCAAGCCATTCCCGTCCTCTGCCCCCCTCCCCTCAACACAAAACATGAAACACAGTTCATCTCCCTTTAACCCTCGGTCCGTGCTTGACAGGACATTATATAGTAGcttatttgtgtaatttattatgtttatatggcTGACGCCCCCACAGAGTGATGTCTTTTTAACATATTTCCGATCACTGTGGCAGACTCAGGGATCCTCAGACAATGCATTTAATCACTGGCAATGACTGAGTGCGCTCTGTACGATAAAAGGCTTCCTGGAGCGAGTTCAATGCTTTTGGATAACCGTCTTAACTCCTTAACAGATGATGCTACTGTTTTATGATGTTTGCCACTTGCTCTCATGATTAAATACCATCATAAGACCTAGAGGAGTCTCATATCAGCTGCTTTGGTGCGTGTTTCTTATAGTGTGTACCTTTAAATGTCTGGTCTTCCATGCATTGTGCTATTAAACTTTAGAGATTCACGTGGGGAAATCGGCCTGATTCACAATGCACAGACAAACAATCCATATGTCAAATATTAACAGATTACAGTATAACAGTATATATAAACAGATCTACTCATAGAGGGGTGCATGTTAGGGtgcatatttcataaaaaaattaaaaatatgtcatcagctcaaaataataaataattttatttcataatttctttTTAACAGTAAACCACGGACCAAAACGAGTGTTAACCAATCAACTCTCTGGATCTCCAAGACGCCAAAGATAGACAGTGGCATGGAGGTTTAAAGAATCATCTCCACGATTCAAACAGCTCCATTTTTCTGGCTTGATCAGCAACATTCTCGTCTGGTGGCTAGTTTAGTGTATGATTTAATAATACTAGCTAAAAGTTAGATACATATTTGCATTCCTGTACAAATGTTGTGCTCTCACAAATTTCTTAAGTCTACAAGTTTCCTGCTTATTCCCATAACCGTCTTCTCCATTTCATCTTTCTTCAGAGAaccacaaccac
This Carassius auratus strain Wakin unplaced genomic scaffold, ASM336829v1 scaf_tig00011339, whole genome shotgun sequence DNA region includes the following protein-coding sequences:
- the LOC113073082 gene encoding chondrolectin, translating into MRAAVGILCALTFLVSCIHGARVVSGQTVCQGTSEHPCYKIAYFRDVSSRVAFWEAKHACDMDGGSLLSIENTAEQKHIEHLLQELSVSTSTGASSGSGVTDGDFWIGLTRVEDENAQEHGSFASCPDLYRWTDGSVSQFRNWYADEPSCGGEACVVMYHQPTALAGPGGPYLYQWNDDRCNMKHNFICKYEPESYLVKVQSDTPGGPDVGLNSEEQEEGRTPPVDQDENPLLIMPGPSSMLLIYVIIPTIPLLLLILVASGTCCFQMLSKSKPRTKTSVNQSTLWISKTPKIDSGMEV